Below is a genomic region from Methanobacterium sp..
AATAAAGAGTAAGTGGTTACAGTGCTTAAAATAAGTTAAAATTATTTTATTTAATTTTTAAAATTAACTTATAATATCATACTTTAAAATTAAAAAGTAGGAATTATTTTATAACTGGAATTACTTAAATTAAATTGGATGTCTAGACATACTTGACTAGTTTTAGAATCCATCAAAATCAGCCATAGAGTTTCTAAATTTTCAAGGTCTAGATATCCTAGCCTAAAATAAATATAAATAATTAAATTAATCTCCATCTGAGAAAATAGACATTCCCATTACTATCTGGCCGTTATTATCACGTATAGGTACAGAACTGCTAATTACTACGCTTTTTGTACCGTCTTCCTTTGAAATAATGATCTTTTCTTCTTCAACTTCTTCGCCGCTTGTAATAGAACGTGTTAACGGCCAGTCTTCAAGTTCATAGGGCCTCCCATCAGGGTGGGAACAATTGTAATAGCAGTATTCTGCAAGTTCTTCTATCTCTAAACAATCAATCCAGATATCCTCCAATTTTTTATTTTTAATAAGAGGTTTACCCGAAGAGGCTTCTACAATTAAAATTCCAACAGATAAATTGTTGATTAGAGTATCCAGTTTTGATCTTTCTATTTCTACAGCTTTGAGCGCATCAATCAATTTATTTTCTACATTTTCCCTTTCTTCAATTTCTTCCTGCAGTTTTCTTTCTGTTTCAAGCAGTTCTTTTTCATGCCATTCAATCAGTTCTCTTTGATCTTTATGGCTTTTCATTAATTCTTTTTCAGTTTCTTTACGTTCAATAGCGTAAGAAATTGAACGAGCCAATAGACGACCGTCAATTTGTCCTTTAATTAGATAATCCTGTGCACCTTCACGAACAGCCTTAACGGCGATATCTTCATCATCAAATCCACTCATAATTACTATGGGTAACTCGGGGGTCTGATCATAAGTTCTAATAAAAGTATCAAATCCCCAGCTGTCAGGTAAATTTAAATCAAGAAGTAAAACATCAAATGTATCATTAAAAAGACTTTCAAATCCATTTTTAAGTCTATCAACATGATTCAATTCAAACGAGATATTTTGTGTTTCTTTTAACATTTCCCTTATGATTACAGCATCTTCTCTGTTATCCTCTATTAATAAAATTTTGATAGGTTTACTATTCATATTTCCGCCTCCATAACTGAGACAAGTGCATGATAAATATGTTAAGTGTAATTTTGTAATAATTTATAATTTTAATATTTTTATTTAAATGGGACTGATTTATGAATTATTCTATAAATATATTAGATCTCAAGTGGTTAATATGTAGAATATTCAGCATGTAGTTTGGAGAATATCAATGCCAGAGTAATTATATCCTGTTTGTTGTGCTCAATTATTGGAACTAAAGGTCCAATATTTTGAGTTTTAATGTAAGTCTTATAAAATGCAGGTACTAATCCACTTGGTACGTCATCTATTCGTTCTATACCAAATAAATGGTTTTCAATTGTTGTTAACTGGCAGTTTGGTAATTCGTCACTCCATGTACGCCGTGAAAAGTGAAGTAAATCAAAGTGGGGCATGTTTAAATTCTTTTTAATGCCGAAATATTTCATTCTATTTCGAATATAAGGTATATCAAATGTTTGCCCATTAAATGTTACAAATACGCTTTCATCTTCAACATGAGATGAGAAAGCCTCTAAAACTGCACTTTCTTCTCCTATACTCCTTGACAGGTACTGGTTTACGCATATTTCATTTCCATGAACTTCAGCAA
It encodes:
- a CDS encoding response regulator; this encodes MNSKPIKILLIEDNREDAVIIREMLKETQNISFELNHVDRLKNGFESLFNDTFDVLLLDLNLPDSWGFDTFIRTYDQTPELPIVIMSGFDDEDIAVKAVREGAQDYLIKGQIDGRLLARSISYAIERKETEKELMKSHKDQRELIEWHEKELLETERKLQEEIEERENVENKLIDALKAVEIERSKLDTLINNLSVGILIVEASSGKPLIKNKKLEDIWIDCLEIEELAEYCYYNCSHPDGRPYELEDWPLTRSITSGEEVEEEKIIISKEDGTKSVVISSSVPIRDNNGQIVMGMSIFSDGD